In one Pseudarthrobacter sp. NBSH8 genomic region, the following are encoded:
- a CDS encoding cupin domain-containing protein, whose protein sequence is MEGTDTASSEATGSLERDFWIAHLGAMIKEQRLGRFTVEELAERAGVSAGLISQIERGIGNPSFATLLRLANSLELPLASMFTDPNDGQDHMLVRRADRRRIEIPSQGIIMELIVPDAERKLGVINMTIPANFDGAYVPHSHEGEECVILQSGTLVATIGGQDFVLEAGDSLTYDASLPHWWSNKTDSAAVMLAISTPPSLGKAH, encoded by the coding sequence GTGGAAGGCACGGACACAGCCAGCAGCGAAGCAACCGGGTCCCTGGAACGCGACTTCTGGATCGCCCATCTCGGCGCCATGATCAAAGAGCAGCGCCTCGGACGGTTCACCGTGGAGGAACTCGCCGAACGTGCAGGTGTCAGTGCAGGACTCATCAGCCAGATTGAGCGCGGAATCGGTAACCCGTCCTTTGCCACGCTCCTGCGCCTGGCAAACTCCCTCGAACTGCCGCTGGCAAGTATGTTTACAGATCCCAACGATGGCCAGGACCACATGCTGGTCCGCCGGGCAGACCGGCGCCGCATTGAAATCCCCTCGCAGGGCATCATCATGGAGCTGATCGTTCCCGACGCGGAGCGCAAGCTGGGGGTCATCAACATGACTATTCCCGCCAACTTCGACGGCGCCTATGTTCCGCACTCCCATGAGGGCGAGGAGTGCGTCATCCTCCAATCCGGCACGCTGGTGGCTACCATTGGCGGCCAGGACTTTGTGCTGGAGGCCGGCGACAGCCTGACCTATGACGCTTCCTTGCCGCACTGGTGGAGCAACAAGACGGATTCTGCCGCAGTCATGCTCGCAATATCCACGCCGCCGTCCCTCGGCAAGGCGCACTGA
- a CDS encoding aldolase/citrate lyase family protein produces MTQEPAAALERSVGIITADPTPTLLALLAHATIDFLVLDAEQTGITVQQCSDVVQRLASSGVKVAVRVPDLDRNTLVAFANTGVAEIVLPQVRTVDELERAYEATRYAPAGSRPRQVTPASAFGMDYSFAPVITVLFETVEAVERVKEFVGSEAFGGGWVGPTDLAADLLRHGDERPEALPEAVRRVVDVVASASRSIGLPAPGMAAAAGVFERGADRCAVYWEKELASMLTGYAELRAA; encoded by the coding sequence ATGACCCAGGAACCAGCCGCCGCCCTTGAACGCAGCGTCGGCATCATCACCGCCGATCCCACGCCCACCTTGTTGGCCCTCCTTGCCCACGCCACCATTGACTTCTTGGTCCTCGACGCCGAGCAGACCGGGATCACCGTTCAGCAATGCAGCGATGTGGTGCAGCGCCTGGCCAGCTCCGGGGTGAAGGTGGCGGTGCGCGTGCCCGACCTGGACAGGAACACGCTGGTGGCGTTCGCCAACACCGGTGTGGCGGAGATCGTGCTGCCGCAGGTACGGACGGTGGACGAACTTGAACGCGCCTACGAAGCCACGCGGTACGCTCCTGCGGGATCGCGTCCGCGGCAGGTGACGCCGGCCTCGGCCTTCGGCATGGACTACTCCTTTGCTCCCGTAATCACGGTGTTGTTCGAGACGGTCGAGGCCGTGGAGCGCGTCAAGGAATTCGTTGGCAGCGAGGCGTTCGGCGGGGGCTGGGTGGGCCCGACCGATCTGGCTGCGGACCTCCTTCGCCACGGAGATGAGCGGCCGGAGGCCTTGCCGGAAGCCGTCCGGCGCGTGGTGGACGTGGTTGCCAGTGCCAGCCGCAGTATCGGACTCCCGGCACCCGGAATGGCCGCCGCAGCGGGTGTTTTCGAGCGCGGAGCCGACCGCTGTGCGGTCTATTGGGAGAAGGAACTCGCCTCCATGTTGACCGGCTATGCCGAACTGCGGGCCGCGTGA
- a CDS encoding cupin domain-containing protein, with protein sequence MMGTVDDGTATVDIGRLVHNVHEQGFTALDKVGLKGQRDQGLVSTLISRDLSGSDDLCVSWGTILPGQHHLCHHHPDASEFYVVLSGAPIVHLGDTTYRAKPGDGIYIPRGTTHGLTNDGDENVELIVGVSKPADWQFVPDE encoded by the coding sequence ATGATGGGTACGGTCGACGACGGGACGGCCACGGTGGATATCGGCCGTCTGGTGCACAACGTCCACGAGCAAGGCTTCACGGCCCTGGATAAGGTTGGACTCAAGGGACAACGCGACCAGGGCCTGGTCAGCACGCTCATCTCCAGGGACCTCAGCGGTTCAGATGATTTGTGCGTCAGCTGGGGAACGATCCTGCCCGGGCAGCACCACCTGTGCCACCACCATCCTGACGCGTCCGAGTTCTACGTCGTCCTCAGCGGGGCACCCATCGTCCATCTCGGCGACACCACCTACCGGGCAAAACCCGGCGACGGCATTTACATCCCCCGGGGAACCACCCATGGACTCACAAACGACGGCGACGAGAACGTGGAGCTCATTGTGGGGGTCAGCAAGCCCGCGGACTGGCAATTCGTCCCTGACGAGTGA
- a CDS encoding polysaccharide deacetylase family protein has translation MRDLIGYGENPPVVTWPRGAKVAVSVVLNYEEGAESSIEAGDERDEDVSIFGGWSADPSRRSLMKESFFEYGSRVGIWRYLGMLREYNVQATVMACGAALERNPDAALAMVRDGHEICAHGYKWRGTVGMEPDEERQEIRKSLDTVQAVSGVRPVGWYVREGITENTRTILAEEGVLYDSNSYADDLPYYVQAGPHRHLVVPYSGDTNDARFWGNGSLGTGEDFFNVLKDSLDCLLIEGETVPKMMSVGLHLRIGGRPSVAHGVRRFLEYATAQSGVWFATREEIARWWMEHPPVQAEAVTAVGAFEGVA, from the coding sequence ATGCGGGACCTGATTGGATATGGGGAGAACCCTCCGGTTGTCACGTGGCCGCGCGGCGCGAAGGTTGCTGTATCCGTGGTGCTGAACTACGAGGAAGGCGCTGAGAGTTCCATCGAAGCCGGTGACGAGCGGGACGAGGACGTCTCGATCTTCGGTGGCTGGTCCGCCGATCCCTCTCGGCGCAGCCTCATGAAGGAGTCCTTTTTCGAGTACGGCAGCCGCGTGGGTATCTGGCGTTACCTCGGCATGCTGCGCGAGTACAACGTCCAGGCAACGGTAATGGCTTGCGGTGCTGCGCTTGAGCGGAATCCGGACGCCGCCCTGGCCATGGTGCGGGACGGCCACGAGATCTGCGCCCACGGCTACAAGTGGCGCGGCACCGTGGGAATGGAGCCCGACGAGGAGCGGCAGGAGATCCGCAAGTCCTTGGACACCGTCCAGGCTGTTTCCGGCGTGCGGCCGGTGGGCTGGTATGTCCGGGAGGGCATCACCGAGAACACCCGGACCATTCTGGCCGAGGAAGGGGTGCTCTACGACTCGAATTCCTACGCCGATGACCTTCCGTATTACGTGCAGGCAGGCCCGCACCGCCATCTGGTGGTTCCGTATTCGGGCGACACAAACGATGCCCGTTTCTGGGGTAACGGAAGCCTCGGCACCGGAGAGGACTTCTTCAACGTTTTGAAGGACTCCCTCGACTGCCTCCTCATCGAGGGCGAGACCGTGCCGAAGATGATGTCCGTGGGGCTGCACCTGAGGATCGGCGGCCGGCCCAGCGTTGCCCACGGAGTGCGCCGGTTCCTCGAATATGCCACTGCCCAGTCTGGGGTTTGGTTCGCCACCCGCGAGGAGATCGCGCGGTGGTGGATGGAACACCCGCCTGTGCAGGCAGAAGCTGTCACTGCTGTGGGCGCCTTCGAAGGCGTTGCATGA
- a CDS encoding MBL fold metallo-hydrolase, with the protein MSPKHPGLELTTGRVLADGVHWMGGCLSANAEGQEVHYHVSSYLVIGSEASILVDTGDPAHRDTVLAQLDHALDGRRLDYIFPTHPEIPHAGNLPALLARYPSAVVVGDVRDYALHFPEYKDRLRAKAAGESLELGDREFRFFPAYIRDLENTLWGYDSGARIMFVSDGFSYIHDIPAPDEDDEPVHLPGQCRLLSSEMPEPPSVEQAAYGTGRALYWTKFVDVGTAFQDIEDTLESYPAVLIGPAHGNVIDDVDSMLRTSLAAHRKVYEGQAL; encoded by the coding sequence ATGAGTCCCAAACATCCCGGCCTGGAGCTCACCACCGGACGCGTCCTCGCCGACGGCGTCCACTGGATGGGCGGCTGCCTTTCGGCCAACGCTGAAGGCCAGGAAGTCCACTACCACGTCTCGTCCTACCTGGTCATCGGATCCGAGGCGTCGATCCTGGTGGACACGGGGGATCCGGCACATCGGGATACCGTCCTGGCGCAGCTGGACCATGCGCTGGACGGGCGGAGACTCGACTACATCTTCCCGACCCATCCGGAAATCCCGCACGCGGGCAACCTCCCGGCCTTGCTGGCCCGTTACCCCTCGGCTGTTGTGGTGGGTGATGTCCGGGACTACGCCCTTCATTTTCCTGAATACAAGGACAGGCTAAGGGCCAAGGCCGCCGGCGAGTCGCTGGAACTCGGCGACAGGGAGTTCCGCTTCTTTCCGGCCTACATCCGCGACTTGGAGAACACGCTCTGGGGCTACGACTCAGGCGCGCGGATCATGTTCGTCTCCGACGGCTTTTCCTACATCCACGACATTCCCGCCCCGGACGAGGACGACGAACCGGTACACCTGCCAGGGCAGTGCCGCTTGCTCTCCAGCGAGATGCCGGAGCCGCCCTCGGTGGAGCAGGCCGCCTATGGCACCGGCCGCGCGCTCTACTGGACCAAATTTGTCGACGTCGGCACGGCCTTCCAGGATATCGAAGACACCCTGGAGTCCTATCCCGCCGTGCTGATCGGACCCGCGCACGGAAACGTCATCGATGACGTCGACAGCATGCTCAGGACGTCACTGGCTGCCCACCGGAAAGTCTACGAGGGGCAGGCGTTGTAA
- a CDS encoding cysteine hydrolase family protein: MIEICGKQVRDTLQELLDPASTALVVIDMQEGAVNAGGAIGDSGHDLSMMPDVAKRCGRAIESARKNGVPIFHIRVENLPDGGSSPAAWLRALYTAANGRPIDLGKLSLKGDPATEFCAECLPEDGEVIITKRRPSAFVGTELALLLRSQGIESVALVGVSTGGCVEATLRDAVHNDFYAVLLEDAVGAYDTVVHDAALTVMKARHDVCTLDEAIAVWDSASASQAS; this comes from the coding sequence ATGATTGAAATCTGCGGAAAACAGGTCCGTGACACCCTGCAGGAACTGCTCGACCCGGCCAGCACCGCCCTTGTAGTGATCGACATGCAAGAAGGCGCCGTGAACGCCGGCGGCGCCATCGGCGACTCCGGCCATGACCTCAGCATGATGCCCGATGTCGCCAAGCGCTGCGGACGGGCCATCGAATCCGCCCGGAAAAACGGTGTCCCCATCTTCCACATCCGGGTCGAAAACCTGCCCGACGGCGGCAGCTCACCTGCCGCTTGGTTGCGGGCTCTGTATACGGCCGCCAACGGCCGGCCCATTGATCTCGGCAAGCTGAGCCTCAAGGGCGATCCGGCCACGGAATTCTGTGCCGAGTGCCTGCCCGAGGACGGCGAGGTCATCATCACCAAGCGCCGACCCAGCGCGTTCGTGGGCACGGAGCTGGCGCTCCTGCTGCGGAGCCAGGGCATCGAATCCGTTGCCCTGGTGGGCGTCTCCACCGGCGGATGCGTCGAGGCAACGCTGCGTGACGCCGTCCACAACGACTTCTATGCCGTGCTGCTTGAGGACGCCGTGGGCGCCTACGACACGGTGGTACACGATGCTGCACTCACTGTCATGAAGGCCCGCCACGATGTCTGCACGCTGGACGAGGCCATCGCCGTCTGGGACTCGGCCAGCGCCTCCCAGGCCAGCTGA
- a CDS encoding ABC transporter substrate-binding protein has product MKSLRLLTGGAAVALTATLVACGGSTPDPAANPSIENVVVAVGALPDSLTPSPWGGSASHVVLSGLGSQLLEYKVGASDGRTCPEPSTELAGRLAESAKPSPDGTGVVITLRKLTSQFGNTLSAEDIRWSFDIGMKRQPVMRGTLKSSGFNVDDLVKVIDERTLQLNTTGLTSYTEESLQNNLFYIHDSTEAKKHVTAEDPTANDWLSKNLADYSGWKLEEFTPGASLTVTADPAWEGTRGTVKRVAVKAVQSTATRSQLVESGEVQVANGFEYDQYKSLEKSPGVTVLNCASQTRDTMMINTTSGPLADPKVRHAVSMAIDREALVKGAYAGFGEPAGSIFPMVEGSAIYKFNKAEAKKLLAEAGYGNGFPMTLSYSVTRPGPVAAKSAVLLQSMLKDVGIDVQLQNVASSTDFSTALIEGRYQAVLYSEPIVIADPAFYSYAFYGTGAPSNSTGWSSPEFDKARSELSATPDQETDKRTSLLKKMASLVDDGAPILSLVETRGVLVTKTGLPGAVPLTNGQINFNALGR; this is encoded by the coding sequence ATGAAAAGTCTGCGTTTGCTCACCGGAGGCGCTGCTGTCGCCCTCACCGCGACCCTCGTGGCCTGCGGCGGCTCCACCCCTGATCCGGCAGCTAACCCATCCATAGAAAATGTTGTTGTTGCCGTCGGAGCCCTGCCGGACAGCCTCACGCCGTCGCCCTGGGGAGGCAGCGCTTCGCACGTAGTGCTGAGCGGCCTTGGCTCCCAACTCCTCGAGTACAAGGTTGGAGCCAGCGACGGAAGGACGTGCCCCGAACCGTCCACTGAATTGGCCGGCCGGCTGGCCGAGAGCGCCAAGCCCAGCCCGGACGGCACCGGCGTCGTGATCACCCTCCGCAAGCTCACCAGCCAGTTCGGGAACACGCTATCGGCCGAAGATATCCGATGGAGCTTCGATATCGGTATGAAGCGGCAACCGGTGATGAGGGGAACACTGAAAAGCAGTGGCTTCAATGTGGACGACCTGGTAAAGGTGATCGACGAGCGGACCTTGCAGCTCAACACCACAGGGCTGACCTCCTACACCGAAGAATCCCTGCAGAACAACCTGTTCTACATCCACGACAGCACCGAGGCAAAGAAACACGTCACCGCGGAAGATCCGACCGCGAATGACTGGCTTTCGAAGAACCTGGCTGACTACAGCGGCTGGAAGCTTGAAGAGTTCACGCCGGGAGCTTCGTTGACGGTGACGGCCGATCCGGCGTGGGAGGGAACCCGCGGGACGGTGAAGCGGGTGGCCGTCAAGGCTGTCCAGAGCACGGCCACCCGAAGCCAGCTGGTTGAATCCGGTGAGGTTCAGGTGGCCAATGGCTTCGAGTACGACCAGTACAAGTCGCTGGAGAAGTCGCCGGGCGTCACTGTCCTGAACTGCGCCAGCCAAACGCGCGACACGATGATGATCAACACCACGTCCGGCCCGTTGGCTGACCCCAAAGTCCGTCATGCAGTCTCCATGGCGATCGACCGTGAAGCGCTGGTGAAGGGCGCGTATGCCGGTTTCGGCGAACCGGCCGGCTCCATCTTCCCCATGGTTGAAGGCTCAGCGATCTACAAGTTCAACAAGGCTGAAGCCAAGAAGCTCCTGGCCGAGGCCGGGTACGGCAATGGGTTCCCGATGACGCTGAGCTACAGCGTTACGCGCCCGGGACCAGTAGCGGCCAAGTCAGCAGTGCTGCTCCAGTCCATGCTCAAGGACGTCGGCATCGACGTCCAGCTGCAGAACGTGGCCAGCTCCACCGACTTCTCCACGGCGCTGATCGAAGGCCGCTACCAGGCCGTGCTGTACTCCGAGCCCATTGTGATTGCCGACCCCGCGTTCTATAGCTACGCGTTCTACGGCACCGGCGCCCCGAGCAACAGCACCGGCTGGTCCAGCCCGGAGTTCGACAAGGCACGCAGCGAACTGTCCGCCACGCCCGACCAGGAAACAGACAAGCGCACCTCTCTTCTCAAGAAGATGGCCTCCCTTGTCGACGACGGCGCGCCTATCCTGTCGCTGGTCGAAACCAGGGGAGTGCTCGTCACCAAGACAGGACTGCCAGGGGCCGTGCCTCTGACCAACGGCCAGATCAACTTCAACGCCCTCGGCCGCTAG
- a CDS encoding MBL fold metallo-hydrolase, with translation MEEQLVETMSSDLPRSVADGVTWMSSCLPFHLADRVIHGHNSTYLLQGEHSSILVDTGNPSSWPIISRTLDELLDGRQLTYVFPTHPELPHTGNLPRLVEKYPDIQVVGDIRDYHLFYPQIVPNLHARVPGDRIDLGGQEFMVVEALIRDLPNTQWGFAPGAGVLFTADGFCYMHRPELDDEDPVHLPGECGLTTGELTVPIAVENAAFFTGSALYWARFANDADAVYDRVLHLIDELGVKSVAPTHGNFISNIRDVEPIIRAGHKSAYRYETAQP, from the coding sequence ATGGAAGAACAACTCGTAGAAACGATGAGCAGCGACCTCCCCCGCAGCGTAGCGGACGGCGTCACGTGGATGAGCTCTTGCCTCCCCTTCCACTTGGCGGACCGTGTGATCCACGGCCACAACTCCACCTACCTCCTCCAGGGCGAGCACTCATCAATCCTGGTGGACACCGGCAATCCGTCGAGCTGGCCCATCATTTCCCGCACCCTCGATGAGCTGCTGGATGGCCGCCAGCTGACCTATGTGTTTCCCACCCACCCCGAGCTTCCCCACACCGGAAACCTGCCGAGGCTGGTGGAGAAGTACCCGGACATCCAGGTGGTAGGCGACATCCGCGACTACCACCTCTTCTACCCTCAGATCGTTCCTAACCTCCACGCAAGGGTGCCCGGGGATCGAATCGATCTGGGCGGGCAGGAGTTCATGGTGGTGGAGGCCCTTATCCGGGACCTGCCCAACACCCAATGGGGGTTCGCGCCTGGAGCCGGCGTGCTGTTCACCGCCGACGGCTTCTGTTACATGCACCGCCCCGAACTCGATGACGAAGACCCGGTACACCTCCCGGGCGAATGCGGGTTGACCACCGGCGAACTGACGGTGCCCATCGCCGTCGAGAATGCTGCTTTTTTTACCGGAAGCGCCCTCTACTGGGCACGCTTCGCCAACGATGCCGACGCCGTCTATGACCGCGTTCTTCATCTTATTGATGAGCTCGGCGTCAAATCCGTGGCCCCCACCCACGGCAACTTCATCAGCAACATCCGCGACGTCGAGCCCATCATTCGCGCCGGCCACAAGAGTGCGTACCGCTACGAAACCGCCCAGCCCTAG
- a CDS encoding ABC transporter permease, which produces MIRYVLSRIVIAFLLLLGLITLSFGLVSLLPGNPAIALLGEYATPTDIARINAELGLDKPFWERYLDYMGRTLSGDLGHSFFTGSSVSGEIWTRLPNTLVYLLPGLLLALLIGLGMGTLAAYRYGRGADKAFTAGVSVLMAMPEFVLALLLLFVFYQQLHLAPAPLGMLSSSDIPPPKVTGSLALDAVIAGQWGTVQAILSRAVLPIVTMGLFFAAPFGKTVRTGLLQVLNSPQIEFARACGLRPLQVFRYALSDVRGALMTYMVLLFAAALSGAAIIESVFSWPGVGGWSLDGVLKGDVPVIQGFVLIMGATSLLGYVLLDALITLLDPRTRNNVIRGIKRPPKVSPAAEPAVQQG; this is translated from the coding sequence ATGATCCGTTACGTCCTGTCCCGCATTGTCATAGCCTTCCTGCTTTTGCTGGGACTCATCACGCTGAGCTTTGGCCTGGTCTCCTTGCTTCCAGGTAATCCCGCTATCGCCCTCCTGGGCGAGTACGCCACCCCGACCGATATCGCCCGGATCAACGCCGAATTGGGTTTGGACAAGCCGTTCTGGGAACGCTATCTGGACTACATGGGCCGCACGCTGAGCGGGGACCTGGGGCATTCGTTCTTCACCGGAAGCTCGGTCTCCGGGGAGATCTGGACGCGGCTGCCCAACACCCTGGTCTACTTACTTCCGGGCCTGCTCCTGGCGCTGCTCATCGGTTTGGGAATGGGTACGCTGGCGGCCTACCGTTACGGACGCGGCGCCGATAAGGCCTTTACGGCCGGCGTCTCGGTCCTCATGGCCATGCCGGAGTTTGTCCTTGCCCTCCTTCTGCTCTTCGTTTTCTATCAGCAACTCCATCTGGCCCCAGCACCGCTGGGAATGCTGTCCAGCTCCGATATTCCTCCGCCCAAAGTGACGGGGTCCTTGGCCTTGGACGCGGTGATCGCTGGACAGTGGGGGACCGTGCAAGCCATCCTCAGCCGGGCGGTGCTGCCCATCGTCACCATGGGTTTGTTCTTCGCCGCCCCCTTCGGGAAGACGGTACGGACGGGCCTCTTGCAGGTCCTGAACTCACCCCAGATCGAGTTTGCTCGGGCATGCGGTTTGCGGCCCTTGCAGGTCTTCCGCTACGCGCTTAGCGATGTACGCGGGGCCTTGATGACCTACATGGTCCTGCTGTTTGCCGCTGCACTCAGCGGCGCGGCCATCATCGAGAGCGTGTTCTCCTGGCCCGGAGTCGGCGGGTGGTCGCTGGACGGCGTGCTCAAAGGCGATGTGCCCGTCATCCAGGGATTCGTCCTCATCATGGGTGCCACGAGCCTGCTGGGGTATGTGCTGCTTGACGCCCTCATCACGCTGCTGGATCCCCGCACGCGCAACAACGTCATCCGTGGCATAAAGCGTCCCCCGAAGGTGTCCCCTGCTGCAGAGCCCGCCGTGCAGCAGGGCTAA
- a CDS encoding ABC transporter ATP-binding protein, translating to MPIIELKDVRKTFHSPQGQSVTAVDGISLSVEQGETLGIIGESGSGKSTLGRLILRLIEADSGTILLDGEDIRALSKAQLRKRRRRWQIVFQEPFASLNPRLTIRQIVEEPLIVAKSYGSRAERLRRVAETLEEVGLSQDFLNRRPANLSGGQQQRVGIARCLVTDPTLVVLDEPTSSLDLTIRASILRMLAKLQLARGLTYVFVSHDIDTVRHFCSRVAVMHHGRFVETGSTHDVLANPQQPYTQALMAAAMPPIPYTPGEKAAMA from the coding sequence ATGCCCATCATTGAATTGAAGGATGTCCGGAAAACGTTCCACAGCCCGCAGGGACAGTCCGTGACGGCTGTTGACGGCATTTCACTGTCCGTCGAGCAGGGAGAGACCTTGGGGATCATTGGTGAAAGCGGATCGGGCAAGTCTACGCTTGGCCGTCTGATCCTCAGGCTCATTGAGGCCGACTCCGGCACGATCCTCCTGGACGGCGAGGACATACGCGCGTTGTCGAAGGCGCAGCTGCGTAAACGCCGCCGCCGCTGGCAGATCGTATTCCAAGAGCCGTTTGCGTCCCTGAACCCGCGCCTGACCATCCGCCAGATTGTTGAGGAGCCGTTGATCGTCGCGAAGTCTTACGGCTCCCGGGCAGAACGACTTCGGCGTGTGGCCGAGACCCTGGAAGAGGTAGGGCTCTCGCAGGATTTCCTGAACCGGCGCCCCGCCAATCTCAGCGGCGGACAGCAGCAAAGAGTGGGCATCGCCCGGTGCCTCGTCACGGACCCGACATTGGTGGTCCTCGATGAGCCGACGTCGTCACTGGACCTTACTATCCGGGCATCCATTTTGCGCATGCTCGCTAAGCTGCAGCTCGCTAGGGGACTGACCTACGTCTTTGTCTCCCACGACATTGACACCGTCCGGCACTTCTGTTCCCGGGTCGCCGTGATGCACCACGGACGTTTCGTTGAAACTGGGTCCACTCACGATGTACTCGCCAATCCCCAACAGCCCTACACCCAGGCCCTCATGGCCGCGGCAATGCCTCCCATCCCGTACACCCCTGGAGAAAAGGCGGCCATGGCATGA
- a CDS encoding ABC transporter ATP-binding protein produces the protein MTTGLHVRDLVTEFHSREGVARALHGISFDVGANEVVGIVGESGSGKSTVVRSVIKLLMPPGRVMAGTAEFHGQDLIRLPERQIRHIRGKEIGFVAQNPFSALNPVIRIEKQFANIANAHRIKVGAESRGRALDLLASSGVNDPERVMRGYAHELSGGMAQRVVIAMALYLNPRLVIADEPTTALDLTVQRQVLDTLTRLTKGSGRSMLIVTHDLGVVANYCDRVLVMYRGQIVEQGPVSEVFVRPRDPYTVSLLDSVVQPKAAGSVAVQPQADAAVTAAPKATDPTHPTALFESRSI, from the coding sequence ATGACAACAGGACTTCACGTGCGGGACCTCGTGACAGAGTTCCATTCCCGTGAGGGTGTGGCGCGCGCCCTCCATGGCATCTCCTTCGATGTCGGCGCCAACGAAGTCGTTGGCATCGTGGGTGAGTCAGGATCGGGCAAGTCCACTGTGGTGCGCTCAGTGATCAAGCTGCTGATGCCGCCGGGGCGGGTCATGGCGGGCACAGCAGAGTTCCACGGCCAGGATCTAATCCGGCTGCCGGAGCGGCAAATCCGTCACATCCGTGGCAAGGAGATCGGTTTCGTGGCGCAGAACCCTTTCAGCGCATTGAATCCAGTGATCCGTATCGAGAAGCAGTTCGCCAACATTGCCAATGCCCACAGGATCAAGGTCGGCGCCGAGTCGCGTGGCCGGGCCCTTGACCTACTGGCGTCCTCCGGCGTCAACGATCCAGAACGCGTCATGCGCGGCTACGCGCACGAGCTCAGCGGCGGGATGGCCCAGCGCGTCGTCATCGCCATGGCCTTGTACCTCAACCCCCGCTTGGTCATCGCGGATGAACCAACGACGGCACTCGACCTCACCGTGCAGCGCCAGGTGCTGGATACTCTCACGCGGTTGACCAAGGGGAGTGGCCGGTCGATGCTGATCGTCACCCATGACCTCGGCGTGGTGGCCAACTACTGCGATCGCGTCCTGGTGATGTATCGCGGGCAGATCGTCGAGCAGGGCCCCGTGTCTGAGGTATTTGTCCGGCCGCGGGATCCCTACACTGTCTCGCTGCTCGATTCCGTCGTCCAGCCGAAGGCGGCTGGGTCAGTCGCTGTACAGCCGCAGGCAGACGCGGCCGTTACTGCGGCACCGAAAGCTACCGACCCAACGCACCCGACCGCCCTCTTCGAGTCCAGGAGCATCTGA
- a CDS encoding ABC transporter permease — MSIQGLPRTSPGLRVTGWARQGRTLLIKQSSAIMVAIAVAVIVGLPLMAMFAPLPYDPLRPDTNAIGIAPNGTHWFGTDGNGMDIFSRTIEAAKLDLPIALTATALSLVVGVPLGLFATSGRLGDAIMRVIDAFAALPIIVIAVVSIKLMGGGPTDVVLAIAIVAAPRFVRLSRAAAMTLRSARYVEAATAIGCSPVRIAFNHIFRNAYGVVLVQATLTAANALGTIAALNFLGVGVSPPTPTWGAMINDGVSMLIRGEWWAAAFPTVAMVLAIGSLNVIAGAIETKIERAERAR, encoded by the coding sequence ATGAGCATCCAAGGACTTCCGCGCACGTCGCCGGGCCTCCGGGTCACAGGGTGGGCCCGCCAAGGCCGGACGCTCCTGATCAAGCAGTCCAGCGCCATAATGGTCGCGATAGCGGTGGCGGTCATTGTCGGTCTGCCGCTGATGGCAATGTTCGCCCCGCTCCCGTACGACCCACTTCGTCCGGACACAAATGCGATCGGCATAGCGCCCAACGGAACGCACTGGTTCGGAACGGATGGAAACGGGATGGACATCTTCTCCCGCACCATAGAGGCCGCGAAGCTGGACCTTCCTATTGCCCTCACCGCTACAGCATTGTCTCTGGTGGTAGGCGTCCCGCTGGGACTTTTTGCGACGAGCGGCAGGTTGGGTGACGCCATCATGCGCGTAATTGACGCCTTCGCCGCCCTGCCGATCATCGTGATCGCTGTCGTCTCCATCAAGCTCATGGGCGGCGGGCCTACGGACGTGGTCCTCGCGATCGCCATCGTTGCGGCGCCACGGTTTGTGCGCCTTTCCCGGGCAGCGGCCATGACACTTCGCTCCGCGCGTTACGTGGAGGCTGCGACAGCGATCGGTTGCTCGCCGGTCCGAATCGCCTTCAACCACATCTTCCGCAACGCCTATGGCGTGGTCCTGGTGCAGGCAACGCTGACAGCGGCCAACGCCCTTGGAACCATTGCCGCACTGAACTTCCTTGGTGTGGGAGTCTCGCCCCCCACGCCTACCTGGGGAGCCATGATCAACGACGGCGTCAGCATGCTGATCAGGGGCGAATGGTGGGCCGCAGCATTTCCCACCGTAGCCATGGTCCTGGCCATCGGCTCACTCAATGTGATTGCCGGAGCCATCGAAACGAAGATCGAGCGAGCGGAGCGGGCACGATGA